In the genome of Xanthomonas translucens pv. cerealis, one region contains:
- a CDS encoding type IV pilus inner membrane component PilO: MSKKFNVKDLDFNNIGNWPQQAKIGFCVLLTLFILAMSWFLLLSDKRDELGSLEQKETELRASFEKEQSRAVNLQPLKQQLAQMEQVLQQLPSKTEMPDLIIDISQTALSSGLANELFQPGPESPKEFYAEKPIALRMVGSYHQFGAFVSGVASLPRVVILTMHDINLKPKDKKAGLTARGELELSGTVKTYRYLDDKEMADQEKAAAAAKKDSKQGGGA, encoded by the coding sequence ATGAGCAAGAAATTCAATGTAAAAGACCTCGACTTCAACAACATCGGCAACTGGCCGCAGCAGGCCAAGATCGGCTTCTGCGTGCTGCTCACGCTGTTCATCCTGGCCATGTCCTGGTTCCTGCTGCTCAGCGACAAGCGCGACGAGCTGGGTTCGCTGGAGCAGAAGGAAACCGAGTTGCGCGCCTCGTTCGAGAAGGAGCAAAGCCGCGCGGTCAACCTGCAGCCGCTGAAGCAGCAGCTGGCGCAGATGGAGCAGGTGCTGCAGCAGCTGCCGAGCAAGACCGAGATGCCGGACCTGATCATCGACATCTCGCAGACCGCGTTGTCCAGCGGCCTGGCCAACGAGCTGTTCCAGCCCGGTCCGGAGTCGCCGAAGGAATTCTACGCGGAGAAGCCGATCGCGCTGCGCATGGTCGGCAGCTACCACCAGTTCGGTGCCTTCGTCAGCGGCGTGGCGTCGCTGCCGCGGGTGGTGATCCTGACCATGCACGACATCAATCTCAAGCCCAAGGACAAGAAGGCCGGACTCACCGCGCGCGGCGAGCTGGAACTGTCCGGCACGGTCAAGACCTATCGCTATCTGGACGACAAGGAGATGGCGGACCAGGAGAAGGCGGCAGCCGCGGCGAAGAAGGATTCCAAGCAAGGCGGTGGCGCATGA
- a CDS encoding pilus assembly protein PilP produces MTRRIVAFKCLAGLALVALLGGCGRGASSTPGDAPNLENWVKEVRARPAQPLEPLPVMQQFETFEYSAQGLRDPFSDAWSTPDGNNGLRPDPNRRKEPLEQFPLDGLKMVGTLGSGGGLVALVMAPDKVTYRVRPGIYMGQSDGRVTGVHEDRIDLIELVPDGAGGWLERPAAVALDDQ; encoded by the coding sequence ATGACGCGGCGGATCGTGGCATTCAAGTGCCTGGCCGGGCTGGCGCTGGTGGCGTTGCTCGGCGGTTGCGGCCGTGGCGCGAGCAGCACCCCGGGCGATGCGCCGAACCTGGAAAACTGGGTCAAGGAGGTGCGTGCGCGGCCGGCGCAGCCGCTGGAGCCGCTGCCGGTGATGCAGCAGTTCGAGACCTTCGAATATTCGGCGCAGGGCCTGCGCGATCCGTTCAGCGATGCCTGGTCCACTCCGGATGGCAACAACGGCCTGCGCCCGGATCCTAACCGGCGCAAGGAACCGCTCGAGCAGTTCCCGCTGGACGGCCTGAAGATGGTCGGCACGCTGGGCAGCGGCGGTGGCCTGGTGGCGCTGGTGATGGCGCCGGACAAGGTGACCTATCGGGTCCGGCCCGGCATCTACATGGGGCAGAGCGATGGCCGCGTGACCGGGGTGCACGAGGACCGGATCGATTTGATTGAACTGGTGCCGGATGGCGCTGGCGGTTGGCTGGAACGTCCGGCCGCCGTGGCGCTGGACGATCAATGA
- a CDS encoding PilN domain-containing protein, translating to MAKINLLPWRAERRKQREREFYAMLGFAALAGVLLALLVWFYYDRQITGQNERNAYLQTEIDKVKAQNQEIDKLDEQKRRLLARKRVIEELQAKRSQMVHLFDSLVRTIPDGVVLTAVKQEGDILTLEGRSQSNARVSAYMRNLEGSGWMTNPELSVIEAKAQDKDAKGPIVDAKALPYVFTLKVKLPVPGDASESLPGAAAPAPGAAAAPAATTAPATPPAAAPAATPAATPAQQGPAS from the coding sequence ATGGCAAAAATCAATCTGCTGCCCTGGCGGGCGGAGCGGCGCAAGCAACGCGAGCGCGAGTTCTACGCGATGCTGGGCTTCGCTGCGCTGGCCGGCGTGCTGCTGGCCTTGCTGGTCTGGTTCTACTACGACCGCCAGATCACCGGGCAGAACGAGCGCAACGCCTATCTGCAGACCGAGATCGACAAGGTCAAGGCGCAGAACCAGGAAATCGACAAGCTCGACGAACAGAAACGGCGCTTGCTGGCGCGCAAGCGGGTCATCGAGGAACTGCAGGCCAAGCGCTCGCAGATGGTGCATCTGTTCGATTCGCTGGTGCGCACCATCCCCGACGGCGTGGTGTTGACCGCGGTCAAGCAGGAAGGCGACATCCTGACCCTGGAAGGGCGCTCGCAATCCAATGCGCGGGTCAGCGCTTACATGCGCAACCTCGAAGGCTCGGGCTGGATGACCAATCCGGAGCTGTCGGTGATCGAGGCAAAGGCGCAGGACAAGGATGCCAAGGGCCCGATCGTCGACGCCAAGGCCCTGCCGTACGTGTTCACGCTCAAGGTCAAGCTGCCGGTTCCGGGCGACGCCTCCGAATCGCTGCCGGGCGCTGCCGCGCCGGCACCGGGCGCCGCTGCCGCTCCTGCCGCAACGACCGCACCCGCCACGCCGCCGGCCGCTGCGCCGGCCGCCACACCGGCTGCCACGCCAGCGCAACAGGGACCGGCGTCATGA
- a CDS encoding pilus assembly protein PilM, translating into MGLIPKSQQPLIGVDISSTAVKLLQLSRSGNRFRVDHYAVEPLPPNAVVEKNIVEVEAVGEAIRRAVTRSGTRAKHAAAAVAGSAVITKLIPMPAELDENELEAQVELEAVNYIPYPIEEVNLDFEVLGIIPNNPEMVQVLLAASRSENVELRQSALELGGLIAKVMDVEAFAVENAFALVANELPVAADGVVALVDIGATMTTLNVLRGGRSLYSREQVFGGKQLTDEVMRRYGLTYEEAGMAKRQGGLPESYAIEVLEPFKEATVQQISRLLQFFYAGSEFNRVDHIVLAGGCAALAGLPEMVEEQLGVATVVANPLAQMTLGPKVQAHALAQDAPALMIATGLALRSFD; encoded by the coding sequence GTGGGGCTTATCCCAAAAAGTCAGCAACCGCTGATCGGTGTCGATATCAGTTCGACCGCGGTCAAGCTGCTGCAGTTGTCGCGTAGTGGCAACCGGTTCCGCGTAGATCACTACGCCGTGGAACCCTTGCCGCCCAACGCCGTGGTCGAGAAGAACATCGTCGAGGTCGAGGCGGTGGGCGAGGCGATCCGCCGCGCCGTGACCCGTTCCGGCACCCGCGCCAAGCATGCGGCGGCGGCGGTGGCCGGCTCGGCGGTGATCACCAAGCTGATCCCGATGCCGGCCGAACTGGACGAGAACGAACTGGAAGCGCAGGTCGAGCTGGAGGCGGTCAACTACATCCCGTATCCGATCGAGGAAGTGAACCTGGACTTCGAGGTGCTGGGGATCATCCCCAACAATCCGGAGATGGTGCAGGTGCTGCTGGCCGCGTCGCGCTCGGAGAACGTCGAGCTGCGCCAGTCGGCGCTGGAGCTCGGTGGCTTGATCGCCAAGGTCATGGACGTGGAGGCCTTCGCGGTCGAGAACGCGTTCGCGCTGGTCGCCAACGAGCTGCCGGTGGCCGCCGACGGTGTCGTCGCCCTGGTCGATATCGGCGCCACTATGACCACGCTCAACGTGCTGCGCGGCGGACGCAGCCTGTACAGCCGCGAACAGGTGTTCGGCGGCAAGCAACTGACCGACGAAGTCATGCGCCGCTACGGCCTGACCTACGAGGAAGCCGGCATGGCCAAGCGCCAGGGCGGGCTGCCGGAAAGCTACGCGATCGAAGTGCTGGAGCCGTTCAAGGAGGCGACGGTGCAGCAGATCAGCCGCCTGTTGCAGTTTTTCTACGCCGGCAGCGAATTCAACCGGGTCGACCACATCGTGCTGGCCGGCGGTTGCGCGGCGCTGGCCGGGTTGCCGGAGATGGTCGAGGAACAACTGGGGGTGGCGACCGTGGTCGCCAACCCGCTGGCGCAGATGACCCTGGGGCCGAAGGTCCAGGCGCATGCGCTGGCGCAGGACGCGCCGGCGCTGATGATCGCCACCGGCCTGGCTCTGAGGAGCTTCGACTGA
- a CDS encoding penicillin-binding protein 1A, which produces MPRFRRWLRWALVTFFVLALIGAAAAGGLYYVVSSKLPDVQTLRQVELQEPMYVYASDGKLMALFGETRRYPITMKDVPARLKQAFLATEDARFYQHGGVDYKGIARAVWLLATTSDKRVPGGSTITQQVARQFFLSSEYSYTRKLAEILLARKIEAELSKDEIFELYLNKSFFGNRAYGVAAAAEYYYGKKLNELSLDEMASLSSIPKFPSSGNPISNPERAKQRRDNYVLSRMAALGFVSQAEADAAKAVPMHATPHERPVEVESPYVAELVRQEMIARFGGDVLDKGYHVTTTIDTELQAAANHAVRQGLVIYDRRHGWNGVEKHFDVAADADAAALASHLAGINAQGGMLPSIVAATGSDGSATVVLANKSELVLPVASSRWTGRSPAALLKRGDLVRIQAGEKPGEWEITQLPRGQSALVSLDANNGALRALVGGFSYAGNKFNRATQARRQPGSSFKPFLYAAAFEKGFNPASIVLDAPVVFRDRRGKTWSPQNDGGGFRGPMRLREALVQSRNLVSVRLLDSIGVDFARKYISQFGFQEAELPPNLSMSLGTASLTPLSMARGYAVFVNGGSRVDTWMIDKVTDRDGNVLFQEHPPTACRSCGSVGGSATPASQVVDGFNFGSAAPPSPPKPTATAAATPAETAPATDPQAKVAPRAIDERTAYQLVSMMRDVVQRGTGTAAKVLGRADVGGKTGSTNDHRDAWFSGFGGPYVTTVWVGRDDFRSLGYREYGGKAALPIWIEYMRVALKDKPLASNDPPAGMVQATLNGATEWVKVEDMDRIQEFDYGLQDQKTDDAAFDIF; this is translated from the coding sequence ATGCCCCGTTTTCGTCGTTGGCTGCGCTGGGCGCTGGTTACCTTTTTCGTCCTCGCCCTGATCGGAGCCGCCGCCGCCGGCGGGCTCTATTATGTCGTGTCCTCCAAGCTTCCCGACGTGCAGACGCTGCGCCAGGTGGAGCTGCAGGAGCCGATGTACGTCTATGCCAGCGACGGCAAGCTGATGGCCCTGTTCGGCGAGACCCGACGCTATCCGATCACCATGAAGGACGTGCCGGCACGGCTGAAGCAGGCATTCCTGGCCACCGAGGACGCGCGCTTCTACCAGCACGGCGGAGTCGACTACAAAGGCATCGCCCGGGCGGTGTGGCTGCTGGCCACCACCAGCGACAAGCGCGTGCCGGGCGGCTCGACGATCACCCAGCAGGTCGCCCGCCAGTTCTTCCTGAGTTCGGAATACAGCTATACCCGCAAGCTGGCCGAGATCCTGCTAGCGCGCAAGATCGAGGCCGAGCTGAGCAAGGACGAGATCTTCGAGCTGTACCTCAACAAGAGCTTCTTCGGCAACCGCGCCTACGGCGTCGCCGCCGCGGCCGAGTACTACTACGGCAAGAAGCTCAACGAACTGAGCCTGGACGAGATGGCCTCGCTGTCCAGCATCCCCAAGTTCCCGTCCAGCGGCAACCCGATCAGCAACCCCGAGCGCGCCAAGCAGCGCCGCGACAACTACGTGCTCAGCCGCATGGCCGCGCTGGGCTTCGTCAGCCAGGCCGAGGCCGACGCGGCCAAGGCGGTGCCGATGCATGCGACCCCGCACGAGCGCCCGGTCGAGGTCGAGTCGCCCTACGTGGCCGAGCTGGTGCGCCAGGAAATGATCGCGCGCTTCGGCGGCGACGTGCTCGACAAGGGCTACCATGTCACCACCACCATCGATACCGAGCTGCAGGCCGCGGCCAACCATGCGGTGCGCCAGGGCCTGGTGATCTACGACCGCCGCCACGGCTGGAACGGCGTGGAGAAGCATTTCGACGTCGCCGCCGATGCCGACGCGGCCGCGCTGGCCAGCCACCTGGCCGGGATCAACGCGCAAGGCGGCATGCTGCCGAGCATCGTCGCCGCCACCGGCAGCGACGGCAGCGCCACGGTGGTGCTGGCCAACAAGAGCGAACTGGTGCTGCCGGTCGCGTCCAGCCGCTGGACCGGGCGCAGCCCGGCCGCCCTGCTCAAGCGCGGCGATCTGGTGCGGATCCAGGCCGGCGAGAAACCCGGCGAATGGGAAATCACCCAGCTGCCGCGCGGGCAGTCGGCGCTGGTCTCGCTGGACGCCAACAACGGCGCGCTGCGCGCCCTGGTCGGCGGCTTCAGCTATGCCGGCAACAAGTTCAACCGCGCCACCCAGGCGCGGCGCCAGCCGGGCTCCAGCTTCAAGCCGTTCCTGTACGCGGCCGCATTCGAGAAGGGCTTCAACCCGGCCTCGATCGTGCTCGACGCGCCGGTGGTGTTCCGCGATCGCCGCGGCAAGACCTGGTCGCCGCAGAACGACGGCGGCGGCTTCCGCGGCCCGATGCGCTTGCGCGAGGCGCTGGTGCAGTCGCGCAACCTGGTGTCGGTGCGCCTGCTCGACAGCATCGGCGTGGACTTCGCGCGCAAGTACATCAGCCAGTTCGGCTTCCAGGAGGCCGAACTGCCGCCCAACCTGTCGATGTCGCTGGGCACCGCGTCGCTGACCCCGCTGTCGATGGCGCGCGGCTATGCGGTGTTCGTCAATGGCGGCTCGCGGGTGGACACCTGGATGATCGACAAGGTCACCGACCGCGACGGCAACGTGCTGTTCCAGGAGCACCCGCCCACCGCCTGCCGCAGTTGCGGCAGCGTCGGCGGCAGCGCCACCCCGGCCAGTCAGGTCGTCGACGGTTTCAACTTCGGCAGCGCCGCGCCGCCATCGCCGCCCAAGCCTACGGCGACCGCCGCCGCGACCCCGGCCGAGACCGCGCCGGCGACCGATCCCCAGGCCAAGGTGGCACCGCGCGCGATCGACGAGCGCACCGCCTACCAGTTGGTCTCGATGATGCGCGACGTGGTCCAGCGCGGCACCGGCACTGCGGCCAAGGTCCTTGGCCGCGCCGACGTCGGCGGCAAGACCGGCTCCACCAACGACCACCGCGACGCTTGGTTCTCCGGCTTCGGCGGCCCCTATGTGACCACCGTGTGGGTCGGCCGCGACGACTTCCGCTCGCTCGGCTACCGCGAGTACGGCGGCAAGGCGGCGCTGCCGATCTGGATCGAGTACATGCGCGTGGCGCTGAAGGACAAACCGCTCGCCAGCAACGATCCGCCGGCCGGCATGGTCCAGGCCACGCTCAACGGCGCCACCGAATGGGTCAAGGTCGAGGACATGGACCGCATCCAGGAGTTCGACTACGGCCTGCAGGAC